A region of Legionella donaldsonii DNA encodes the following proteins:
- a CDS encoding ribonucleotide-diphosphate reductase subunit beta gives MSITTLETMKAPNPMGATGLEALEMGAGRIHVDDKQIINCRADLNQLVPFKYTWAWDKYLTACANHWMPNEINMSTDVALWKDPNGLTADERLIVLRNLGFFSTADSLVANNLVLAVYRHITNPECRQYLLRQAFEEALHTHAYQYIIESLGLDEAAVFNMYREIPSVATKAAWALPFTQSLSDPNFHTGTPEDDQRLLRDLIAFYVIFEGIFFYVGFTQILSMGRRNKMVGTSEQFQYILRDESMHMNFGIDVINQIKIENPHLWTPDFKEEIIQLIKEGVALEYQYARDTMPHGILGMNAEMFEEYLHFIANRRLSQIGLPEQYPGAENPFPWMSEMMDLKKEKNFFETRVIEYQAGGTLSWDDEDN, from the coding sequence ATGTCAATAACCACTTTAGAAACGATGAAAGCACCCAATCCTATGGGTGCTACCGGCTTGGAAGCCTTAGAAATGGGGGCTGGCCGCATTCATGTTGATGACAAGCAAATTATCAACTGCCGAGCTGATTTAAACCAATTAGTTCCCTTTAAATATACTTGGGCTTGGGATAAATACTTAACTGCCTGTGCTAATCACTGGATGCCCAATGAAATCAATATGAGCACTGATGTTGCTTTATGGAAAGATCCTAATGGTTTAACTGCAGACGAACGATTGATTGTTTTACGCAATTTGGGCTTCTTCTCAACAGCTGATTCTTTGGTAGCCAATAACCTGGTCTTGGCTGTTTACCGTCACATTACTAACCCAGAATGCCGTCAATACCTGTTACGTCAAGCCTTCGAAGAGGCTCTTCACACTCACGCTTATCAATATATTATCGAAAGTTTGGGACTGGATGAGGCTGCTGTATTTAATATGTATCGCGAGATCCCTTCTGTTGCTACAAAAGCTGCTTGGGCACTGCCTTTTACCCAAAGCTTGAGTGATCCTAATTTCCATACGGGAACACCAGAGGATGATCAACGATTATTACGAGATCTGATTGCCTTCTATGTGATTTTTGAAGGTATCTTCTTCTATGTTGGTTTCACACAAATCCTGTCTATGGGCAGACGTAATAAAATGGTCGGTACCTCTGAGCAATTTCAATATATTTTGCGTGATGAATCCATGCATATGAATTTCGGTATTGATGTCATTAACCAAATAAAAATTGAAAATCCTCACTTGTGGACGCCTGATTTTAAAGAGGAAATCATCCAATTGATTAAAGAAGGTGTAGCGTTGGAATATCAATATGCTAGAGATACCATGCCACATGGCATTTTGGGCATGAACGCAGAAATGTTTGAAGAGTATTTACATTTCATTGCTAACCGTCGCCTTAGCCAGATTGGTTTACCAGAACAATACCCTGGTGCTGAAAACCCATTCCCCTGGATGAGTGAAATGATGGATCTCAAAAAAGAGAAAAACTTCTTTGAAACTCGCGTGATTGAATATCAAGCCGGCGGAACTCTCAGCTGGGATGATGAAGATAACTAA
- a CDS encoding Hsp20/alpha crystallin family protein — translation MSNLSKRKGDISSTAESLLSPFRGLHQEVNRAMSDLYNLFESSNLNLEHFHNLRLSPAMDIIEDKDCLKIEIEMPGMDEKDIKISISDNVITIQGEKSTSKKDENKNYLSREISYGRYDRTITLPQSVDVDKAKASFKKGMLWVTIPKKAESKGKLRELNINKE, via the coding sequence ATGAGTAATTTATCAAAACGAAAAGGAGATATTTCCAGCACAGCTGAATCTTTATTGAGTCCGTTTAGAGGCCTTCATCAAGAAGTTAATAGAGCCATGAGTGATTTGTATAATTTGTTCGAATCCAGCAACTTGAATTTAGAACATTTTCACAACCTAAGACTATCTCCAGCAATGGATATCATTGAAGATAAAGATTGTCTTAAAATTGAAATTGAAATGCCAGGCATGGATGAAAAAGACATTAAAATTTCTATTAGTGATAACGTAATAACTATTCAAGGTGAAAAAAGTACATCTAAGAAAGATGAAAATAAAAATTATCTGAGCCGTGAAATCAGTTATGGACGTTACGATAGAACCATTACTTTGCCTCAGTCAGTTGATGTTGATAAAGCGAAAGCGTCTTTCAAAAAGGGTATGTTGTGGGTAACGATACCTAAGAAAGCTGAAAGTAAAGGAAAGCTTCGTGAACTCAATATTAATAAGGAATAA
- a CDS encoding alpha/beta fold hydrolase, with amino-acid sequence MSIDSVFLTKDSIKFLLFLAKKNTLSMTKKHFCHDQSEADFYSQPDQKLRRGTIVVFHGLNQEGNNDTRILKLVGALVAIGFTCLVPRIPAYVELRSTTEYDFDSLTRFLDHLSITTTEINGYYSFLGPSTSCLFMSKLASKEPLKPKIKSLCLISPYFSAQNSFAEILESPKSFYAQLVLLKMLLHSQYMHEKNESTGDDINLLNQAITFCFQNKKEEEIRLDVLKFINQESSRRSTLYSLVRLLGKKGFITDSIRPFFLDISQRAQYEDHITKIDANVTIIHSLHDDIFSPKNSVDLSQHLNKYQIKNSLLITKLLEHADLKFKSILKEAKPIINSLNYFFSHTQVK; translated from the coding sequence ATGTCAATTGATAGTGTATTTTTAACTAAAGACTCTATTAAATTTCTTCTTTTTTTAGCTAAAAAAAATACCTTATCAATGACGAAAAAGCATTTCTGCCATGACCAATCGGAGGCAGATTTTTATTCACAGCCGGATCAGAAACTGAGACGTGGTACCATTGTTGTATTTCACGGCCTTAACCAGGAGGGGAATAACGATACTCGCATCTTGAAATTAGTGGGGGCTCTCGTAGCGATTGGTTTTACTTGCCTGGTTCCGCGTATACCTGCTTATGTAGAACTTCGATCTACAACTGAATATGATTTTGATTCGCTTACCCGTTTTTTAGATCATTTATCCATCACGACAACCGAAATAAATGGCTATTATTCTTTTCTTGGCCCTTCAACCTCTTGCCTATTCATGAGCAAATTGGCATCTAAGGAACCACTGAAACCGAAAATTAAATCGCTTTGTCTGATTAGTCCTTATTTCTCTGCTCAAAATAGCTTTGCAGAAATCCTGGAGTCACCCAAAAGCTTCTATGCTCAACTTGTGCTGTTAAAAATGCTCCTTCACAGTCAATATATGCACGAGAAAAATGAATCGACTGGTGATGATATAAACTTACTGAATCAAGCGATCACTTTTTGCTTTCAAAATAAAAAAGAAGAAGAAATAAGACTAGATGTGCTGAAATTTATTAATCAGGAATCTTCACGAAGGAGCACTTTATATTCTTTAGTTAGGCTTTTAGGAAAAAAAGGATTTATCACCGATTCAATAAGACCTTTCTTTCTTGATATTTCACAGCGAGCACAATATGAAGACCACATTACAAAAATAGATGCAAATGTGACTATTATTCACTCACTCCATGATGACATTTTTTCCCCGAAAAACAGTGTTGATTTATCGCAGCATCTTAATAAGTATCAGATAAAAAATAGCTTATTAATTACTAAATTGCTTGAGCATGCTGATTTAAAGTTTAAAAGCATTCTTAAAGAAGCAAAACCAATAATTAATTCCCTGAACTATTTTTTTAGTCACACGCAAGTGAAATAA
- a CDS encoding helix-turn-helix transcriptional regulator — translation MLLLNKSKSILQEEMRVLPYRKGIKLTLPKHMETRTPVSRIHLFDLLKLSMSVYFLDANSTTHLMNQYGALLCGFDSAEDSKGRCLLDVAEKQSALQLMRNSSDVCITNTIKVYEERLVNHEGNEQFIFSVKFPWFNHNNQLVGSAGFSFNLHSSSLIYSLQQIRELGLFPHITALLGNNSYAINSLDFTAREKDCGYWLVRGYSAKQIAAKLGLSFRTIEDYLGNMKIKLNVSSKQALIEKLIDGL, via the coding sequence ATGTTGTTATTGAATAAATCAAAAAGTATCTTGCAGGAAGAAATGCGAGTTCTTCCTTATAGAAAGGGGATTAAACTTACCTTGCCTAAACACATGGAAACACGAACCCCTGTTTCCAGAATTCACTTATTTGATTTACTAAAGCTGTCGATGAGTGTTTATTTTCTTGATGCCAACAGCACAACCCATTTAATGAATCAATATGGAGCCTTGCTTTGTGGCTTTGATTCAGCAGAGGATTCAAAAGGACGCTGTTTACTGGATGTCGCTGAAAAACAATCAGCGCTGCAATTAATGCGTAATAGTTCTGATGTTTGCATAACCAATACAATTAAGGTTTATGAAGAACGCCTGGTGAATCATGAAGGAAATGAACAATTCATTTTTTCCGTTAAATTCCCTTGGTTTAACCATAATAATCAATTGGTTGGTTCTGCCGGTTTTAGTTTTAATCTGCATTCAAGTTCATTGATTTATTCTTTACAACAAATCAGAGAGTTAGGTTTGTTTCCACATATCACTGCTCTATTGGGTAATAATTCTTATGCGATTAATAGCCTTGATTTTACGGCGCGGGAAAAGGATTGTGGTTACTGGTTAGTAAGAGGCTATAGCGCAAAGCAGATTGCAGCCAAATTAGGTTTGTCTTTTCGCACTATTGAAGACTATCTTGGCAATATGAAAATTAAACTGAATGTTTCTTCAAAACAGGCGTTAATAGAAAAATTAATCGACGGTTTATGA
- the queF gene encoding NADPH-dependent 7-cyano-7-deazaguanine reductase QueF (Catalyzes the NADPH-dependent reduction of 7-cyano-7-deazaguanine (preQ0) to 7-aminomethyl-7-deazaguanine (preQ1) in queuosine biosynthesis), which translates to MARINNLENSPLGKKTVYSTRYDKSLLFSITRRERRQEIKIPSILPFQGEDIWNAYEFSWLNGKGKPVIALATFIVPAESPRIFESKSLKLYLHSFNASRFNSEREVSKILCKDLSEVVGVPVLVTLQHWEYSPLATILLPAGINLDHYDLSTNRYTYAPEFLETAPFFDKELLYSNLLKSNCPITSQPDWATIFIRYEGRKIKHEGLLKYIISLRNHDEFHEHCVERIFMDILNHCKPEKLLVYARYTRRGGIDINPQRATLGFALPENLRQPRQ; encoded by the coding sequence ATGGCACGAATAAACAATCTGGAAAATTCTCCTCTCGGTAAAAAAACAGTCTACTCGACCCGTTATGATAAATCACTCCTATTTAGTATAACGCGACGTGAGCGGCGCCAGGAAATCAAAATACCCTCCATACTACCCTTTCAAGGTGAAGATATTTGGAATGCTTATGAATTTTCCTGGTTAAATGGTAAAGGAAAACCTGTTATTGCCCTGGCAACATTCATTGTTCCGGCCGAGTCCCCCCGCATTTTTGAATCCAAATCCCTTAAGCTTTATCTTCATAGTTTTAATGCCTCCCGGTTTAACAGCGAAAGGGAAGTCAGTAAGATTCTGTGTAAAGACTTAAGCGAAGTAGTAGGCGTCCCTGTTCTAGTCACTCTACAACATTGGGAGTACTCACCACTAGCTACAATCCTTTTACCCGCAGGGATAAATCTTGACCATTATGATCTCAGTACTAATCGTTATACTTATGCCCCTGAATTTTTAGAAACAGCGCCTTTTTTTGACAAGGAACTTCTTTATTCCAATCTGTTGAAATCAAACTGTCCGATCACCAGCCAACCTGATTGGGCAACTATTTTCATTCGCTATGAGGGACGCAAAATCAAGCATGAAGGATTACTTAAATACATTATTTCGTTAAGAAATCATGATGAATTTCATGAGCATTGTGTTGAACGTATCTTTATGGATATTCTCAACCATTGTAAGCCAGAGAAATTACTTGTGTATGCACGCTATACACGGCGCGGAGGAATTGATATTAATCCTCAAAGAGCTACACTTGGCTTTGCTTTGCCCGAAAATTTACGCCAACCCAGACAATAA
- the lysS gene encoding lysine--tRNA ligase: protein MIEEQHLDESEVYQIRKQKLADLRSSGFNFPNQFRRQYLAASLMNQYADIEKEVLAEEHIKVVVAGRIVLRRIMGKASFFHIQDVSGRLQVYVRQNDLPEIYEQFKHWDLGDIVGVRGELFKTNTGELTVNAEDIELLTKSLRPLPDKFHGLADQEVRYRKRYVDLIANEESRQTFLLRSKLIKALRHFMDNHQFLEVETPMMHPIPGGALARPFVTHHNSLDMQMFLRIAPELYLKRLVVGGFERVYEINRNFRNEGISTRHNPEFTMVEFYQAYADYRDLMDFTEQLLHHLCDVVLGTRKVEYQGQLLDFSKSFSRMTVKEAILHYHPELSAAQIETIDGCRALLDNLGFAYKGSDGLGKLQMILFEETVEHQLIQPTFIIGYPTEVSPLARRSDQDPEVTDRFEFFIGGREIANGFSELNDSQDQAERFQKQVAEKDAGDLEAMHFDSDYIEALEYGMPPTAGEGIGVDRLVMLFTNSPSIRDVILFPHLRQAL from the coding sequence ATGATAGAAGAACAGCACCTAGATGAGAGTGAAGTTTACCAAATTCGTAAACAAAAATTGGCTGATTTGCGCAGCAGCGGTTTTAATTTCCCTAACCAGTTTCGTCGTCAATATTTAGCCGCCAGCTTAATGAATCAATATGCTGATATTGAGAAAGAAGTTTTGGCAGAAGAACATATAAAAGTTGTTGTTGCTGGGCGAATTGTCCTGCGCCGTATTATGGGTAAGGCCAGTTTTTTTCACATTCAGGATGTTTCCGGACGTTTACAGGTTTATGTACGGCAAAATGATTTACCAGAAATCTATGAGCAATTTAAGCACTGGGATTTGGGGGATATTGTCGGAGTTCGTGGCGAGTTATTCAAGACGAATACCGGTGAGCTAACAGTGAATGCGGAAGATATCGAGTTATTGACTAAATCTCTACGGCCTTTACCTGATAAATTTCACGGTCTGGCTGATCAGGAAGTACGTTATCGTAAACGCTATGTTGATTTAATCGCCAATGAAGAGAGCCGCCAAACGTTTCTATTGCGTTCAAAACTGATAAAAGCCTTAAGGCATTTCATGGACAATCATCAATTTTTGGAAGTAGAAACCCCAATGATGCACCCTATTCCGGGTGGTGCTTTAGCACGTCCATTCGTGACTCATCATAATAGCCTGGACATGCAAATGTTTTTACGCATTGCGCCTGAGCTTTATTTAAAACGGCTGGTGGTGGGTGGATTTGAGCGTGTTTATGAGATTAACCGTAATTTCCGCAATGAAGGTATCTCAACACGCCATAACCCTGAGTTTACGATGGTGGAATTCTACCAGGCCTATGCTGATTATCGTGATTTAATGGATTTCACTGAACAATTATTACATCATCTCTGTGATGTTGTGCTAGGGACGAGAAAAGTGGAGTATCAAGGGCAACTACTTGATTTTTCAAAATCTTTTTCTCGAATGACTGTTAAAGAGGCTATTTTGCACTATCATCCTGAACTCAGCGCGGCTCAGATTGAAACGATTGATGGTTGCCGAGCCTTACTCGACAATTTGGGGTTCGCTTATAAGGGCAGTGATGGTTTGGGTAAGCTGCAAATGATCCTCTTTGAAGAAACTGTTGAACACCAGTTAATTCAGCCAACGTTCATTATTGGTTATCCTACCGAAGTATCTCCTTTGGCAAGACGTAGTGATCAGGATCCAGAGGTGACGGATCGATTTGAGTTTTTTATTGGTGGTCGTGAGATTGCGAATGGGTTTTCTGAGCTAAACGATTCACAGGATCAAGCAGAACGTTTTCAAAAACAGGTTGCGGAGAAAGATGCAGGGGACTTGGAAGCGATGCATTTTGACAGCGATTACATTGAAGCACTGGAATATGGCATGCCACCGACTGCTGGCGAAGGGATAGGTGTCGATCGATTAGTTATGCTGTTTACTAATTCCCCTTCCATACGCGATGTCATTTTATTTCCTCATTTACGGCAAGCACTTTAG
- the prfB gene encoding peptide chain release factor 2 (programmed frameshift), whose translation MLEVNQITLGLADLEQRINALRGYLDFDTKRERLEEVVRELESSGIWNNPEQAQALGRERAQLEAVVMQLEKLTQSIADLTELFELARSEDDESAISDVAAELAVIEQQVAGLEFRRMFSGKMDNSSAYLDIQAGSGGTEAQDWAEMLLRMYLRWGEHHGFTTELIECSAGEVAGIKSATIHFTGEYAYGWLRTETGVHRLVRKSPFDSGNRRHTSFSAVFVSPEVDEDIDIEINPADLRIDTYRASGAGGQHVNRTDSAVRITHAPSGIVVQCQTDRSQHKNKDQAMKQLRAKLYEMEMQKKNAAQQALEATKSDIGWGSQIRSYVLDQSRVKDLRTGVETSNTQAVLDGDLDQFIVASLKAGVGEA comes from the exons ATGTTAGAAGTAAATCAAATCACTCTTGGTTTGGCTGATTTGGAGCAGCGTATTAATGCGCTTAGGGGGTATCTT GACTTCGATACTAAGCGTGAGCGTTTGGAAGAAGTTGTTCGTGAACTTGAATCGTCAGGAATTTGGAACAACCCTGAACAGGCACAAGCTTTAGGGCGTGAGCGTGCGCAGCTGGAGGCTGTGGTTATGCAGCTCGAAAAATTAACCCAATCTATAGCCGATTTAACAGAGCTTTTTGAGTTAGCGCGTTCAGAAGATGACGAGAGCGCTATTTCTGATGTTGCCGCCGAACTTGCGGTTATCGAACAACAGGTGGCTGGACTTGAATTTAGACGCATGTTTTCCGGAAAAATGGATAACTCGAGTGCTTATCTTGATATTCAAGCTGGCTCTGGCGGGACCGAAGCTCAAGATTGGGCTGAAATGCTTTTGCGGATGTATTTGCGCTGGGGAGAGCATCATGGTTTTACTACAGAGTTAATCGAATGTTCTGCGGGTGAAGTGGCAGGCATTAAAAGTGCTACTATTCATTTTACTGGTGAATATGCCTATGGTTGGTTACGCACCGAAACAGGGGTGCATCGTTTAGTACGTAAATCGCCATTCGACTCTGGTAATCGACGGCATACCTCCTTTTCAGCCGTATTTGTTTCGCCTGAGGTTGATGAAGATATTGATATCGAAATCAATCCTGCGGATTTGCGAATAGATACCTACCGTGCTTCCGGAGCAGGTGGGCAGCATGTTAACAGAACTGATTCAGCAGTACGTATTACCCATGCGCCCAGTGGAATAGTAGTTCAGTGCCAGACTGATAGAAGTCAGCACAAGAATAAAGATCAGGCAATGAAACAGTTGCGCGCTAAGCTCTATGAGATGGAGATGCAAAAGAAAAATGCGGCGCAACAAGCCCTGGAAGCAACCAAATCGGATATTGGTTGGGGATCGCAGATCCGTTCTTATGTCTTGGATCAGTCTCGTGTTAAGGATTTGCGTACCGGCGTTGAGACAAGTAATACGCAAGCAGTTTTAGATGGCGATTTAGATCAATTTATTGTAGCAAGTTTGAAAGCAGGAGTAGGGGAAGCATGA
- a CDS encoding cupin domain-containing protein — protein MKIQKVNLNDKFGLFSDHWSPKIVGDLNDAQVKLAKFKGEFVWHKHDNEDELFLVVKGNLLIKLRDQDITIHEGEFLIIPKGVEHLPVAEEEVYVLLVEPKTTLNTGDAVSELVQKELGRI, from the coding sequence ATGAAAATACAAAAAGTAAATTTAAATGATAAATTTGGCTTATTTAGTGATCATTGGTCACCCAAAATAGTAGGCGATTTAAATGACGCACAGGTCAAATTGGCTAAATTTAAAGGTGAGTTTGTTTGGCATAAACATGATAATGAAGATGAGTTGTTTTTAGTAGTAAAAGGAAACCTGCTAATAAAATTAAGAGACCAAGACATTACTATCCATGAAGGGGAGTTTCTTATTATTCCTAAAGGTGTTGAGCATCTACCTGTTGCTGAAGAGGAAGTTTATGTGCTGCTTGTTGAACCAAAGACGACACTGAATACGGGTGATGCGGTTAGTGAGTTAGTACAAAAAGAGCTCGGTAGAATCTGA
- a CDS encoding DUF3775 domain-containing protein, which produces MLNINVLNINPEIVCALIEKAKIFHSKEEVTFGEEMPDSEYEYDWAQVLADHQDDLTYLEVRSTINDLDPAQKIDLLALMYLGRGDFEANDWSNAHKEAKARLAPNLTDYLFSKPLIASYWEKSLELLGYSCEE; this is translated from the coding sequence ATGTTAAATATCAATGTATTAAATATTAATCCGGAAATTGTTTGTGCCTTAATTGAAAAAGCAAAAATATTTCATAGTAAAGAAGAGGTTACTTTCGGTGAAGAAATGCCCGATTCAGAATATGAATATGACTGGGCACAGGTATTGGCTGATCACCAGGACGATTTAACTTATCTCGAGGTCCGTTCAACCATCAATGATCTCGATCCTGCACAAAAAATTGATTTGCTCGCATTAATGTATCTGGGTCGAGGTGATTTCGAGGCAAATGACTGGAGCAATGCACACAAGGAAGCGAAAGCCCGCTTGGCTCCTAATTTAACAGATTATTTGTTTTCCAAACCGCTTATTGCTTCTTATTGGGAAAAATCCTTAGAATTGTTGGGTTATTCCTGTGAAGAATGA
- a CDS encoding M15 family metallopeptidase produces the protein MSADYEFSPHDYTAVELTSQSHPRIQVCPKYFELGFSPVSQIWGRYAVLARLKQALNFLPAEYGFLVWDVYRPRAVQAKLFDWMRDEVRSKFPYFTEQENYEETLKYVSLPGRVGDSYCSPHLSGGAIDLTLFEMSTGKELDMGTPFDDCTEKAHKDYFNLQSELSVEEKNIKERRNSLNQAMTKAGFTSYQYEWWHFDLGNLFWSRVLGKAAVFGPLFGDLEWPAEIEHTLHSSQE, from the coding sequence ATGAGTGCGGACTATGAGTTTTCTCCTCATGACTATACAGCGGTTGAATTGACTAGTCAGAGTCATCCACGGATTCAAGTTTGTCCCAAGTATTTTGAACTGGGGTTTAGCCCAGTGTCTCAAATTTGGGGGCGTTATGCAGTATTAGCCCGATTAAAGCAGGCTCTGAATTTTCTACCAGCAGAATATGGTTTTCTTGTCTGGGATGTTTATAGACCCAGGGCAGTGCAAGCCAAGCTTTTTGATTGGATGAGAGATGAGGTGCGCAGTAAATTCCCCTATTTTACGGAACAAGAGAATTATGAGGAAACGTTAAAATATGTTTCTTTACCAGGCAGGGTAGGTGATAGCTATTGTTCGCCTCATCTCAGTGGGGGTGCTATTGATTTGACCTTGTTTGAGATGAGTACTGGTAAAGAACTGGATATGGGTACGCCCTTTGATGACTGCACAGAAAAAGCTCATAAAGATTATTTTAACTTACAGAGTGAATTGTCTGTTGAAGAGAAAAACATAAAAGAAAGAAGAAATTCGCTAAATCAGGCAATGACTAAGGCAGGGTTTACCTCTTACCAGTATGAATGGTGGCATTTTGATCTGGGCAATTTATTTTGGAGCCGTGTTTTGGGGAAGGCGGCCGTATTTGGGCCACTGTTTGGTGATCTCGAGTGGCCTGCCGAGATAGAGCACACCCTTCATTCTTCACAGGAATAA
- a CDS encoding carbonic anhydrase encodes MFKPFLTLSFITLFGIATQGRASDAALANVGITPPPIQESSDAEVISAPVPVTAVAPAPSPLSQPGSNQKPHATVLTCSDSPVQTNILNKTPAANLFMISNIGNQLVTSLGSVEYGVNYLGSSLLLIVGHSNCKAIHTANSDYSKLAPALVKELNNMRIVKGAPDNDSAKTNVNNQVAIALQEFAAKVKNGQLLVVGAIYEFNDDSQANEEGKLNIININGETDPVKLSAIAATVAQAQ; translated from the coding sequence ATGTTTAAACCTTTTCTAACTTTGTCCTTTATAACACTTTTTGGTATCGCCACACAGGGACGAGCCAGTGATGCTGCACTGGCGAATGTAGGTATAACACCACCGCCCATACAGGAGTCGAGTGACGCCGAGGTTATTTCGGCACCAGTGCCAGTAACAGCGGTAGCCCCTGCTCCCAGTCCTCTTTCTCAACCTGGCAGCAATCAAAAGCCCCATGCCACGGTATTAACATGTTCTGACTCGCCCGTACAAACCAACATACTCAATAAAACACCTGCGGCTAATTTATTTATGATTAGTAATATAGGTAATCAACTGGTTACTTCCCTCGGTTCAGTCGAATATGGTGTAAACTATCTTGGTTCCTCACTGCTATTAATTGTGGGGCACTCCAATTGTAAAGCCATCCATACGGCAAACAGTGATTATTCAAAATTAGCCCCTGCGCTTGTGAAAGAGCTCAATAACATGCGGATTGTTAAAGGCGCTCCTGATAACGACAGTGCTAAAACCAATGTTAATAATCAAGTCGCTATAGCTTTGCAAGAATTTGCTGCAAAGGTAAAAAATGGCCAATTATTAGTAGTTGGGGCAATTTATGAATTTAATGATGATTCGCAAGCGAATGAGGAAGGTAAACTTAACATTATTAACATCAATGGCGAAACCGATCCGGTGAAATTAAGTGCTATAGCCGCTACAGTCGCTCAAGCGCAATAA